In Fusobacterium perfoetens, a genomic segment contains:
- the uppS gene encoding polyprenyl diphosphate synthase, which yields MEKILNVPNHIAIIMDGNGRWAKNQNKPRVFGHKAGANTLRKLMEYCNKIGVTYLTVYAFSTENWKRSQEEVDALMFLFKSYIKSERENLLKNKIRFMVSGREEGVNPSLMEAIKELEEVTSKDYEMTLNIAFNYGGRAEIIDAVNKILKDGKASVTEEEFSKYLYNDIPDPDLVIRTSGEFRISNFLLWQIAYSEIYITDKYWPDFDEEEMDKALLSYSKRERRFGGRLDVK from the coding sequence TTGGAAAAAATACTAAATGTTCCCAATCATATTGCCATTATAATGGATGGTAATGGAAGATGGGCAAAAAATCAAAATAAGCCAAGAGTTTTTGGACATAAGGCAGGAGCAAATACTTTAAGAAAATTAATGGAATATTGTAATAAAATAGGTGTGACTTATTTAACTGTCTATGCTTTTTCTACTGAAAATTGGAAAAGATCACAGGAAGAAGTGGATGCTCTTATGTTTCTTTTTAAAAGTTATATAAAATCAGAAAGAGAAAATCTTTTAAAAAATAAAATAAGATTTATGGTTTCAGGAAGAGAAGAAGGAGTAAACCCATCTTTAATGGAAGCTATAAAGGAACTTGAAGAAGTGACTTCAAAAGACTATGAAATGACTCTTAACATAGCTTTTAATTATGGTGGAAGGGCAGAGATAATAGATGCAGTAAATAAAATTTTAAAAGATGGAAAAGCTTCTGTAACAGAAGAAGAGTTTTCAAAATATCTTTATAATGATATTCCTGATCCTGACTTGGTAATAAGAACAAGTGGAGAATTTAGAATTTCAAATTTCCTGCTTTGGCAGATAGCATATTCTGAAATATATATCACAGATAAATATTGGCCTGATTTTGATGAAGAAGAGATGGATAAAGCTCTTTTAAGTTATAGTAAAAGAGAAAGAAGATTTGGAGGAAGATTAGATGTTAAATAG